One window of the Zea mays cultivar B73 chromosome 3, Zm-B73-REFERENCE-NAM-5.0, whole genome shotgun sequence genome contains the following:
- the LOC103651741 gene encoding uncharacterized protein At3g27210, whose translation MDVVVLSVFFHRSPVKNWWMADRVTSVGGKFSTVATVIMVLGSSSRDETSFEATPWLESDCEDDFYSVNEDLTPAGSFASRTSGRNTPPPRPRDLPTLAVILKAEPLKPPPPQRRLGDLLREAQDDDNDNDTAVDGLSRDDSLRMGAEANRCCVPRLAWAISCNGRTQRK comes from the exons ATGGACGTCGTCGTCCTCTCTGTTTTCTTTCACCGCTCGCCGGTGAAGAATTGGTGGATGGCGGATCGGGTGACATCAGTGGGCGGCAAG TTTTCCACGGTTGCAACTGTGATCATGGTTCTAG GTAGTAGTAGCAGAGACGAGACGTCCTTTGAAGCCACCCCCTGGTTGGAATCAGACTGCGAAGATGATTTCTACAGCGTCAACGAAG ATCTGACGCCTGCGGGATCGTTCGCATCCCGAACCAGCGGCCGGAACACTCCGCCACCTAGACCCCGCGATCTACCGACACTGGCGGTGATCCTGAAGGCCGAACCCctgaagccgccgccgccgcaaagGAGGCTGGGCGACCTCCTGCGAGAGGCGCAAGACGACGACAATGACAATGACACCGCCGTCGACGGCCTCTCCAGAGACGACTCCTTGCGCATGGGCGCGGAGGCCAACCGGTGCTGCGTGCCGCGGCTCGCGTGGGCCATTAGCTGCAACGGGAGGACACAACGCAAGTGA